The following are from one region of the Arcobacter defluvii genome:
- a CDS encoding MATE family efflux transporter produces MLDTKPLILFFKYAIPSILSLLAISSASIVDGYFIGNYVGSIGLAAINISHPMLTILFGFALMFSVGSSVIVGKLMGENKKDEISNIFTKSIISISIIGIFLCLLIYFNLETFFNLFKVENILKEETLLYLPIILFFLPFLMTAIVLDYFVRVDENPTLSFLALFLSALTNIILDYLFIVKFDFGLSGAAYATGISYVIIIVILIPHFFSKKTSLKLIKPKGSWFNIINTLKNGFSEFINESSIGITVLVFNYIMLKNFGTQGVASYTIIGYLIMISILLSFAISDSMQPIFSKNYGARNFNRMKSFFKIASISILLIELLMTILILTIPEILINLFLKDSEQETRKITLEFITYAWPAFLFSGLNILITSYLTSIQKASLSAFIAILRSLVLPISAIFILSSIFGNIGIFMALSVSEFITFLIAIKIFMKNNPNLIHLRFINL; encoded by the coding sequence ATGTTAGATACTAAACCACTTATTTTATTTTTCAAATACGCTATTCCTTCTATTTTAAGCCTTTTAGCTATTTCATCTGCTAGTATTGTTGATGGATATTTTATAGGTAATTATGTAGGTTCTATTGGCTTGGCTGCAATTAATATTTCTCATCCAATGCTAACTATACTTTTTGGATTTGCTTTAATGTTTTCAGTAGGTAGTTCTGTAATAGTAGGAAAATTAATGGGAGAAAATAAAAAAGATGAAATTTCAAATATTTTTACAAAATCAATTATTTCAATTTCTATAATTGGTATTTTCCTTTGTTTATTAATATATTTTAATCTTGAAACTTTTTTTAACTTATTTAAAGTTGAAAATATTTTAAAAGAAGAAACATTATTATATCTTCCTATTATTCTGTTTTTTTTACCTTTTTTGATGACAGCAATAGTTTTAGACTATTTTGTAAGAGTTGATGAGAACCCTACTTTATCATTTTTAGCTCTATTTTTAAGTGCTTTAACAAACATAATTTTAGATTATTTATTTATTGTTAAATTTGATTTTGGCTTAAGTGGTGCAGCATATGCAACAGGAATATCTTATGTCATAATTATTGTTATTTTAATTCCTCATTTTTTTTCAAAAAAAACAAGTTTAAAACTAATAAAACCAAAAGGAAGCTGGTTTAATATTATTAATACATTAAAAAATGGTTTTTCAGAATTTATAAATGAATCATCAATAGGAATTACTGTTTTAGTTTTTAACTATATAATGCTCAAAAATTTTGGTACACAAGGAGTTGCTTCTTATACAATTATTGGTTATCTTATAATGATTAGTATTTTATTGAGTTTTGCTATTTCAGACTCTATGCAACCAATCTTTAGTAAAAATTATGGTGCACGAAATTTTAATAGAATGAAAAGTTTTTTTAAAATTGCTTCTATTTCAATTTTATTAATAGAATTATTAATGACTATTTTAATTCTAACAATACCTGAAATTTTAATAAACCTATTTTTAAAAGATTCAGAACAAGAAACAAGAAAAATTACTTTAGAATTTATTACTTATGCTTGGCCTGCTTTTCTATTTTCAGGTTTAAATATTTTGATAACTTCATATTTAACTTCAATTCAAAAAGCATCACTTTCAGCTTTTATTGCTATATTAAGAAGTCTTGTTTTACCAATTTCAGCAATTTTTATTTTATCTTCTATATTTGGGAATATTGGGATATTTATGGCACTTAGTGTTTCTGAATTTATTACTTTTTTAATTGCAATAAAAATTTTTATGAAAAATAACCCAAATCTAATTCATTTAAGATTTATTAACCTTTAG
- the dnaJ gene encoding molecular chaperone DnaJ yields the protein MTEIDYYELLEVSKSSDKSTIKKAYRQMAMKYHPDKNPGDNEAEEKFKAINEAYQVLSDEEKRAIYDRYGKAGLEGHGQRSSGFSGGFEDLSSVFEEMFGFGSSSRGRKQKKSYNYNLDVTIEVKLEFNEAVFGCKKDISYKYKTACKSCKGTGAKDGKMSTCSMCNGHGQVHSRQGFMTFAQTCPKCGGTGQAASDSCKSCGGTGYDEVKDTFKVDIPEGVNDGMRIRVSNKGNIAPDGSRGDLYLQVKVKEDSHFVRHDDDIYFEAPIFFTQVALGGKITVPGLRGKLELEIPKGAKDKQQFTFKGEGVKSVQGYGKGDLVVQIKIEYPKALNSEQKELLEKLQDSFGIESKPHESTFESMFDKVKKWFS from the coding sequence TTGACTGAGATTGATTATTATGAATTACTAGAAGTTAGTAAAAGTTCTGATAAAAGCACAATCAAAAAAGCTTATAGACAAATGGCTATGAAATATCATCCTGACAAAAATCCAGGTGATAATGAAGCTGAAGAAAAATTCAAAGCTATAAATGAAGCTTATCAAGTATTAAGCGATGAAGAAAAAAGAGCTATTTATGATAGATATGGGAAAGCTGGGCTTGAAGGTCATGGGCAAAGAAGTAGTGGTTTTTCTGGTGGATTTGAAGATTTAAGTTCTGTTTTTGAAGAGATGTTTGGATTTGGTTCTAGTTCAAGAGGCAGAAAACAAAAAAAATCATATAACTACAATTTAGACGTTACTATTGAGGTTAAACTTGAGTTTAATGAAGCAGTATTTGGTTGTAAAAAAGATATAAGTTATAAATATAAAACTGCTTGTAAATCTTGTAAAGGAACAGGTGCAAAAGATGGTAAAATGTCTACTTGTTCTATGTGTAATGGACATGGGCAAGTACATTCAAGACAAGGATTTATGACTTTTGCTCAAACTTGTCCAAAATGTGGAGGAACAGGTCAAGCTGCATCAGATTCTTGTAAATCTTGTGGTGGAACAGGATATGATGAAGTAAAAGATACATTTAAAGTTGATATTCCAGAAGGTGTAAACGATGGAATGAGAATTAGAGTTTCAAATAAAGGAAATATTGCTCCTGATGGAAGTCGTGGTGATTTATATCTTCAAGTTAAAGTAAAAGAGGATTCTCATTTTGTTAGACATGATGATGATATTTATTTTGAAGCACCAATTTTCTTTACTCAAGTTGCACTAGGTGGAAAAATAACTGTTCCAGGCTTAAGAGGAAAATTAGAACTTGAAATTCCAAAAGGTGCTAAAGATAAACAACAATTCACTTTCAAAGGTGAAGGTGTAAAATCTGTTCAAGGATATGGAAAAGGTGATTTAGTAGTACAAATAAAAATCGAATATCCAAAAGCTTTAAATAGTGAACAAAAAGAGCTTTTAGAAAAACTTCAAGATAGTTTTGGAATAGAAAGTAAACCTCATGAATCAACATTTGAATCTATGTTTGACAAAGTTAAGAAATGGTTTTCATAA
- a CDS encoding MBL fold metallo-hydrolase codes for MDIKVQPMGDYQTNCYIVTIDGKDIIIDPGVNALSWIKSNVKNPIAVLNTHGHFDHIWSNQAVKENYNIKLYTPKDDEFMLTLDPYGMGMPPSYADILVNPDEEIEIQGIKIKFHHFPGHTPGCSALQIGKHLFTGDFIFKGTIGRFDFPNSNAMLMKRSLNKILQWNEDFHIYPGHGDKTTLKNEIQTLKQWERHI; via the coding sequence ATGGATATAAAAGTTCAACCAATGGGTGATTATCAAACAAATTGTTATATTGTAACAATAGATGGGAAAGATATTATTATAGATCCAGGGGTTAATGCGCTTTCATGGATAAAATCAAATGTAAAAAATCCAATTGCTGTTTTAAATACACATGGACATTTTGATCATATTTGGTCAAATCAAGCAGTAAAAGAAAACTATAATATAAAATTATATACTCCAAAAGATGATGAATTTATGCTAACTTTAGATCCATATGGAATGGGTATGCCACCATCTTATGCAGATATTTTAGTAAATCCTGATGAAGAAATAGAAATTCAAGGTATTAAAATAAAATTTCACCATTTTCCAGGTCATACACCAGGTTGTAGTGCTTTACAAATAGGTAAACATTTATTTACAGGTGATTTTATTTTTAAAGGAACTATTGGAAGATTTGATTTTCCTAACTCAAATGCTATGTTAATGAAACGAAGTTTAAATAAAATTTTACAATGGAATGAAGATTTTCATATTTATCCAGGTCATGGAGATAAAACAACATTAAAAAATGAAATTCAAACTCTAAAACAATGGGAAAGACATATATAA
- a CDS encoding ferritin-like domain-containing protein, with product MDYFYTLEKVLLTCEPKIKIEKFKSFYENFLNNTLSFDNSYEVPILDKPSYSDFLEIIKPTALPPIKNFKSIEGKKYLVHTILHIEYSAIDLALDAALRYKNMPVEYYKDWLEVADDEIRHFLMLEELMHELGGVYGDFPVHKNLFEAMEQTPDFLRRMAAVPRYLEANGLDQNPKIMEKLNSNRDEFNIKFIEALRVILEEEVSHVKKGDFWFKYECERLNLEPESTYIKIIEEVFPGSTNRKMDLNFTARKEAGFSCNELKILSKREDCNE from the coding sequence ATGGATTATTTTTATACACTTGAAAAAGTTTTATTGACATGTGAGCCAAAAATTAAAATTGAGAAATTTAAAAGTTTCTATGAAAATTTTTTAAATAATACCCTTTCTTTTGATAATTCTTATGAAGTTCCTATTTTAGATAAACCTTCATATTCTGATTTTTTAGAGATTATTAAACCAACTGCTTTACCTCCTATTAAAAATTTTAAATCTATAGAAGGTAAAAAATATCTAGTTCATACAATTTTACATATAGAATATTCTGCAATTGATTTAGCTTTAGATGCAGCTTTAAGATATAAAAATATGCCAGTTGAATATTATAAAGATTGGTTGGAAGTTGCAGATGATGAAATAAGGCATTTTTTAATGCTTGAAGAGTTAATGCATGAACTTGGCGGAGTTTATGGAGATTTTCCTGTTCATAAAAATCTTTTTGAAGCAATGGAGCAAACACCTGATTTTTTAAGAAGAATGGCAGCAGTTCCTAGATATCTCGAAGCAAATGGACTTGATCAAAATCCCAAAATTATGGAAAAATTAAACTCAAATAGAGATGAATTTAATATAAAATTTATTGAAGCATTAAGAGTTATTTTAGAAGAAGAAGTAAGTCATGTAAAAAAAGGTGATTTTTGGTTTAAATATGAGTGTGAAAGACTAAATTTGGAACCAGAATCTACATATATAAAAATCATTGAAGAAGTTTTTCCAGGAAGTACAAATAGAAAAATGGACTTAAATTTCACTGCAAGAAAAGAAGCAGGTTTTTCTTGTAATGAACTAAAAATTTTATCAAAAAGAGAGGATTGCAACGAATGA
- a CDS encoding dUTP diphosphatase, giving the protein MLYKDFKESIKTLGFLSIEDFMVYAGVTSNDVLSWEEKNEVPYLVSLILHLLKGEKELLPTNWALDNVIEECLPLASLLEEVSSFPHKLEEMFLLQKKLNDSTNGKNWELGVNKFGKEINWLRCIHMEVAELIESTPWKHWKNINADPDMNNIHVELVDIWHFLMSYILQETNVPKAVSLSNTHCIYEAATEIDVKLMVKEAEKLSYIALAIDTGNMPSFSGIERFIDQFFRCCKISGLSFMWLQKLYIGKNCLNQFRQDNGYKEGHYIKVWNGNEDNVVMVDLLKKMEDVGFDDLYNKLKEEYSKNR; this is encoded by the coding sequence TTGTTATATAAAGATTTTAAAGAGAGTATAAAAACATTAGGGTTTTTAAGTATTGAAGATTTTATGGTTTATGCAGGTGTTACATCAAATGATGTTTTGAGTTGGGAAGAAAAAAATGAAGTTCCATATTTAGTTTCACTAATTTTACATCTTTTAAAAGGTGAAAAAGAATTATTACCAACAAATTGGGCTTTAGATAATGTTATTGAAGAGTGTTTACCTCTTGCTTCATTACTTGAAGAAGTTTCTTCTTTCCCTCATAAACTTGAAGAGATGTTTTTATTACAAAAAAAATTAAATGATTCTACAAATGGTAAAAATTGGGAATTAGGTGTAAATAAATTTGGAAAAGAGATAAATTGGCTTAGATGTATTCATATGGAAGTGGCTGAACTTATTGAATCAACTCCATGGAAACATTGGAAAAATATCAATGCAGATCCTGATATGAACAATATTCATGTTGAGCTTGTAGATATTTGGCACTTTTTAATGTCTTATATTTTACAAGAGACAAATGTTCCAAAAGCAGTTTCTTTATCTAATACTCATTGTATCTATGAAGCAGCAACAGAAATTGATGTAAAACTTATGGTAAAAGAAGCTGAAAAATTATCTTATATTGCTTTAGCAATTGATACAGGTAATATGCCTTCATTTAGTGGAATAGAAAGATTTATTGATCAATTCTTTAGATGTTGTAAAATCTCAGGATTATCTTTTATGTGGTTACAAAAGCTATATATTGGTAAAAATTGTTTAAATCAATTTAGACAAGATAATGGTTATAAAGAAGGGCATTACATAAAAGTTTGGAATGGTAATGAAGACAATGTTGTAATGGTTGATTTATTAAAAAAAATGGAAGATGTAGGTTTTGATGACTTATATAACAAATTAAAAGAAGAGTATTCTAAAAATAGATAA
- a CDS encoding GGDEF domain-containing protein, with protein MNLSCETIINENEKLKLSDLEKSCLNIFDYLRLHHNINFLTINIKKNDSIDNLFNCSNSNINYFVNTLEFKQNCDTEIIFNFLSENEEEYTSIKENLGFIKLSLQIFSQSLYNKYMEKTLNEMSLVDHVTGSYNRCYLNNYVGNLLSLSNREQKKIAFIKIGIDQFKAVIDEFDYEIGDKVLKVLAQTLKNSVRESDLVIKISNDEFLVILLNIINENNAILIAEKLINNFSKEKVVINEETKQTLMKTICGGISIYPDDATTIDEIIKKSDIALYEARNRGRGQVFLFNEEDTNKIDFF; from the coding sequence ATGAACCTATCTTGTGAGACGATAATAAATGAGAATGAAAAATTAAAACTTTCTGATTTAGAAAAAAGTTGTTTAAATATTTTTGATTATTTAAGATTACACCATAATATAAATTTTCTAACTATAAATATTAAAAAAAATGATTCAATTGATAATTTATTCAATTGTTCGAACTCTAATATAAACTATTTTGTAAACACATTAGAATTCAAACAAAATTGTGATACAGAAATTATTTTTAACTTTTTATCTGAAAATGAAGAAGAATATACTTCAATAAAAGAAAATCTTGGTTTCATAAAATTGTCTTTACAAATATTTTCTCAATCTTTATATAACAAATATATGGAAAAAACTTTAAATGAAATGTCTTTAGTTGACCATGTAACTGGCTCTTATAATCGTTGTTATTTAAATAATTATGTTGGAAATTTATTAAGTTTATCAAATAGAGAGCAGAAAAAAATTGCTTTTATTAAAATTGGTATTGATCAATTCAAAGCAGTAATTGATGAATTTGATTATGAAATTGGAGATAAAGTTCTAAAAGTTTTAGCACAAACTTTAAAAAATAGTGTTAGAGAATCTGATTTAGTTATTAAAATTTCTAATGATGAATTTCTAGTTATTTTATTAAATATAATTAATGAAAACAATGCTATACTCATTGCTGAAAAACTTATTAATAACTTTAGCAAAGAAAAAGTTGTGATAAATGAAGAGACTAAACAGACTTTAATGAAAACTATTTGTGGTGGAATTTCTATCTATCCTGATGATGCAACAACAATAGATGAAATAATAAAAAAATCTGATATTGCTCTATATGAAGCTAGAAATAGAGGGCGAGGACAAGTTTTTCTCTTTAATGAAGAAGATACAAATAAAATAGATTTTTTTTAG
- the recR gene encoding recombination mediator RecR, whose product MNKGLEKFYELVEAFESLPTIGKKSALRLAYHIVMNDNYCGIKIAHSIENALKNITKCSRCGSMSEHEICEFCLDESRDNEKLCIVQSAKDIFVIEDSNQFDGRYFVIEELDQDILDSLQKFIIDNSVKNILFAITPSIANDAFILFIEDKLKTYDLKFTKIAQGVPTGVSLENVDILSLSKAIQSKVEI is encoded by the coding sequence ATGAATAAAGGATTAGAAAAATTTTACGAACTTGTTGAAGCTTTTGAATCTTTACCAACTATTGGTAAAAAATCAGCTCTACGTCTAGCATATCATATAGTAATGAATGATAATTATTGTGGGATTAAGATTGCTCATAGTATTGAAAATGCTTTAAAAAATATCACAAAATGTTCACGATGTGGATCAATGAGTGAACATGAAATTTGTGAATTTTGTCTTGATGAGAGTAGAGATAATGAAAAACTTTGTATTGTTCAAAGTGCAAAAGATATTTTTGTTATTGAAGATTCAAATCAATTTGATGGAAGATATTTTGTAATAGAAGAGTTAGATCAAGATATATTGGATTCTTTGCAAAAGTTTATAATAGATAATAGTGTTAAGAATATACTATTTGCAATTACTCCTTCTATTGCAAATGATGCTTTTATCCTATTTATTGAGGATAAACTTAAAACTTATGATTTGAAATTTACAAAAATTGCTCAAGGTGTTCCAACAGGTGTTAGTTTAGAAAATGTAGATATTTTATCACTATCAAAAGCTATACAAAGTAAAGTTGAAATATAA
- a CDS encoding GGDEF domain-containing protein, translated as MKNKILELIKLSATNEDAYKSLVSIFSLHEQLQYATNIKQLAEDIFSWLNKEFNIDNMVFSLFDINKNTKEEILVKGEEFYLDDDLSHFFIINTHTSLNATVSFCATSKVHFKILEEKYSVIEAAFFQISPMVQSAILKKNFIDSSSLDSVTNVYNRNYLIENLTTHLRLSNNKQDEIYFLMIGIDHFKAVIDEFDYDVADRVLIELAKVIHSNINEFDMVGRLNGDEFLVSILNNANEYQACELAKKIISDFAQIDILVNEQTKQTLKKTICIGFEIYKINSDITITDCIKNADIALYEAKNKGRSQLFKFSDLSAEDTIDLF; from the coding sequence ATGAAAAATAAGATTCTTGAATTAATAAAATTATCTGCTACAAATGAAGATGCGTATAAATCTTTAGTTAGTATTTTTAGCCTACATGAACAACTTCAATATGCTACAAATATAAAACAGCTAGCAGAGGATATATTTTCTTGGTTAAACAAAGAATTTAATATAGATAATATGGTATTCTCACTTTTTGACATAAATAAAAATACAAAAGAAGAGATTTTAGTAAAAGGTGAAGAATTTTATCTAGATGATGATTTATCTCATTTTTTTATAATAAATACACATACAAGTTTAAATGCAACTGTCTCTTTTTGTGCAACTTCAAAAGTACATTTTAAAATTTTAGAAGAAAAATATTCAGTTATTGAAGCTGCTTTCTTTCAAATTTCACCTATGGTTCAAAGTGCAATTTTAAAGAAGAACTTTATAGATTCTTCATCTTTAGATTCAGTTACAAATGTTTACAATAGAAATTATTTAATCGAAAATTTAACAACGCATCTTAGACTTTCAAATAATAAACAAGATGAAATTTACTTTTTGATGATAGGAATTGACCATTTTAAAGCAGTAATTGATGAATTTGATTATGATGTTGCAGATAGAGTTTTAATCGAACTTGCAAAAGTAATTCACTCAAATATAAATGAATTTGATATGGTTGGAAGATTAAATGGAGATGAGTTTTTAGTTTCTATTTTAAATAATGCAAATGAATATCAAGCTTGTGAATTAGCAAAAAAAATAATATCAGATTTTGCACAAATTGATATTCTTGTTAATGAACAAACAAAACAAACATTAAAAAAGACTATATGTATCGGATTTGAAATCTACAAAATAAACTCTGATATTACAATAACAGATTGTATAAAAAATGCAGATATTGCTTTATACGAAGCAAAGAATAAAGGGAGAAGTCAACTATTTAAATTTAGTGATTTAAGTGCAGAAGATACTATTGATTTATTTTAA
- a CDS encoding sensor histidine kinase yields MENFLEQIEKNKITIIRTWISFPIVLDLIKNNSIDENLFIRRYAFALIEHFILVVKKDEKTEKNSAVIDFLKYLRKQNIKINELFLLFSTFKNSLIEFAFKSKLETAKLIEEIDFYFEKIFSVLLDIYSKSIAQIENALNKSVDIVDKYVIMSRTDINGVIISVSNAFCKISGYESYEMIGKTQEFFKHPDMKAEFFNEIKKTIQSGNMWQGEIKNLKKNGGFYWLKTTIHPNFDNDGNIISYDAINEDISFQKELKNQQDLLVEQSKSAALGEMISMIAHQWRQPLQAVSILIQKLPLLKELKGEISDEMLNDVVSQVSNQLDYMSKTIDDFRDYFKPNKKKEEVYIENVINKSMDFLSYLFKINSIKVNYKNESTSKVDIFLNEMVQVFINLAKNSCDAMIEKNVENRVIDIYSYEKNKKLYIEFEDNAGGISDKVINKIFNPYFSTKSNKNGTGLGLYMSKTIIEQYSLGKINVYNTEIGTKFIIELPLK; encoded by the coding sequence ATGGAAAATTTTTTAGAACAAATAGAAAAAAATAAAATTACAATTATTCGAACTTGGATTTCATTTCCTATTGTTTTAGATTTAATAAAGAATAATTCAATTGATGAAAATTTATTTATTAGAAGATATGCTTTTGCTCTTATTGAACATTTTATTTTAGTTGTAAAAAAAGATGAAAAAACTGAAAAAAATTCTGCTGTTATTGATTTTTTGAAATATTTAAGAAAACAAAATATTAAAATAAATGAACTTTTTTTGCTCTTTTCTACTTTCAAAAATTCTTTAATAGAATTTGCTTTTAAATCAAAGCTTGAAACAGCAAAATTAATAGAAGAGATAGATTTTTATTTTGAAAAGATTTTTTCTGTTTTATTGGATATTTATTCAAAATCAATAGCTCAAATAGAAAATGCATTAAATAAATCAGTTGATATAGTTGATAAATATGTAATTATGTCAAGAACAGATATTAATGGTGTAATTATTAGTGTTTCAAATGCTTTTTGTAAAATTTCTGGATATGAATCTTATGAAATGATTGGAAAAACTCAAGAATTTTTCAAACATCCAGATATGAAAGCAGAATTTTTTAATGAGATAAAAAAAACTATCCAATCTGGAAATATGTGGCAAGGTGAGATAAAAAATCTGAAAAAAAATGGAGGATTTTATTGGTTAAAAACTACAATCCATCCAAATTTTGATAATGATGGAAATATTATAAGTTATGATGCTATAAATGAAGATATTAGTTTTCAAAAAGAGTTAAAAAATCAACAAGATTTACTGGTAGAACAGTCAAAATCAGCTGCACTTGGCGAGATGATTAGTATGATAGCACACCAATGGAGACAGCCTTTACAAGCAGTTTCTATTTTGATTCAAAAACTTCCTTTACTAAAAGAATTAAAGGGTGAAATATCTGATGAAATGTTAAATGATGTTGTTTCTCAAGTATCGAATCAACTTGATTATATGTCAAAAACAATAGATGATTTTAGAGATTATTTTAAACCAAATAAGAAAAAAGAAGAAGTTTATATAGAAAATGTTATAAACAAATCTATGGATTTTTTATCATATTTATTTAAAATAAATTCGATAAAAGTAAATTATAAAAATGAATCTACTTCAAAAGTAGATATTTTTTTAAATGAAATGGTACAAGTTTTTATAAATCTAGCAAAAAATTCATGTGATGCAATGATTGAAAAGAATGTTGAAAATAGAGTTATAGATATCTATAGTTATGAAAAAAATAAAAAGTTATATATTGAGTTTGAAGATAATGCTGGTGGAATAAGTGATAAGGTTATTAATAAAATATTTAATCCTTATTTTTCAACAAAAAGTAATAAAAATGGAACAGGTTTAGGATTATATATGAGTAAAACTATTATTGAACAATATAGTTTAGGTAAAATAAATGTATATAATACTGAAATTGGAACAAAATTTATAATTGAATTACCATTAAAATAG
- the trpB gene encoding tryptophan synthase subunit beta, translating into MNKSYLESMPDANGFFGKFGGSFIPPELEKPFEEIKKAYEELKNSPKFIEELKYVRKHYQGRPTPVSFAKNLTNFCGGAKIYLKREDLNHTGAHKLNHCMAEVILAKHLGKKKVIAETGAGQHGVALATAAAYFGLECEIHMGEVDIAKEHPNVVRMKILGAKVIPATHGLKTLKEAVDSAFEAYLADTKNSIYCIGSVVGPHPFPMMVRDFQSIIGLESREQFLEHEGKLPDAVAACIGGGSNAMGIFSGFIDDKEVELYGVEPLGKGENIGEHSASLTYGEEGVMHGFNSIMLKDKDGNPAPVYSIGSGIDYPSVGPEHAYLKESGRSKVGLCDDNEAVEAFYKLSQLEGIIPALESAHAIGFAMKLAKTLDKEKTILVSLSGRGDKDIDFVINNYPIPNSKF; encoded by the coding sequence ATGAATAAATCATATTTAGAAAGTATGCCTGATGCTAATGGTTTTTTTGGTAAATTTGGAGGTTCATTTATTCCTCCTGAATTAGAAAAACCTTTTGAAGAAATTAAAAAAGCTTATGAAGAGTTAAAAAATTCTCCTAAATTTATAGAAGAATTAAAATATGTAAGAAAACATTATCAAGGAAGACCTACTCCCGTATCTTTTGCAAAAAATTTAACTAACTTTTGTGGAGGAGCAAAAATCTATCTAAAAAGAGAAGATTTAAATCACACAGGAGCTCATAAATTAAACCACTGTATGGCTGAAGTTATACTTGCTAAACATCTTGGAAAGAAAAAAGTAATAGCTGAAACAGGTGCAGGACAACACGGTGTTGCATTGGCAACTGCTGCTGCTTATTTTGGTTTAGAGTGTGAAATTCATATGGGTGAAGTTGATATTGCAAAAGAACATCCAAATGTAGTTAGAATGAAAATTCTTGGAGCAAAAGTAATTCCAGCAACTCATGGACTAAAAACGTTAAAAGAAGCTGTTGATTCTGCTTTTGAAGCATATTTAGCTGATACTAAAAATTCTATTTATTGTATTGGTTCTGTTGTAGGTCCTCATCCATTTCCTATGATGGTTAGAGATTTCCAAAGTATAATTGGACTAGAATCACGTGAACAATTTTTAGAACATGAAGGAAAACTTCCAGATGCAGTTGCTGCTTGTATTGGTGGTGGAAGTAATGCTATGGGAATTTTTTCTGGATTTATTGATGATAAAGAAGTTGAACTTTATGGTGTTGAGCCTTTAGGGAAAGGTGAAAACATTGGAGAACACTCAGCATCTTTAACTTATGGAGAAGAAGGAGTTATGCACGGATTTAACTCTATAATGTTAAAAGACAAAGATGGAAATCCTGCGCCTGTTTACTCAATTGGAAGTGGGATTGATTATCCAAGTGTTGGACCTGAACATGCTTATTTAAAAGAATCAGGAAGAAGTAAAGTTGGACTTTGTGACGATAATGAAGCTGTTGAAGCATTTTACAAGTTATCTCAACTTGAAGGAATCATTCCAGCACTTGAATCAGCTCATGCTATTGGATTTGCGATGAAACTAGCAAAAACATTGGATAAAGAAAAAACTATTTTAGTAAGTCTTAGTGGTCGAGGGGATAAAGATATTGATTTTGTTATTAATAACTACCCTATTCCAAACTCAAAATTTTAA